In the Aneurinibacillus soli genome, one interval contains:
- a CDS encoding coproporphyrinogen III oxidase produces the protein MIIRVAGVDEVFHRSLDHIIHLFFEDVHVVFTEETPAHITISIELKEEQEKIMSYSVLEVAGEFPIYENRYSRTVTVERGSKEHRRQVRQVISHSLLHVLQEYTGIEQPWGILTGIRPTKLLHASVRDGIPMEQAHHHLRENYLIQDAKINLMQQIVDRQRAMVPDLYDLRREVSIYIGIPFCPTKCAYCTFPAYAINGRQGSVDSFLGGLHYEMREIGRWLKERDMRITTIYFGGGTPTSITVEEMDMLYEEMYHSFPHMDKVREITVEAGRPDTITPEKLAVLNKWNIDRISINPQSYIEETLKAIGRHHTVEETIEKFKLARKAGMNNINMDLIIGLPGEGVPEFEYTLGETAKLMPESVTIHTLSFKRASEMTRNKDKYRVASREEIGDMMQRAEQWTEAHGYVPYYLYRQKNILGNLENVGYAIPGQESIYNIMIMEEVQSIIGLGCGAASKWVHPKTDVITRFANPKEPKAYNDSYEHYTQAKIEALNELFS, from the coding sequence ATGATTATCCGAGTAGCCGGGGTTGATGAGGTTTTTCACCGATCCCTTGACCATATTATCCATTTATTTTTTGAAGACGTGCATGTCGTATTTACAGAAGAAACACCTGCTCATATCACGATTTCGATTGAACTGAAAGAGGAGCAAGAGAAAATCATGTCTTACTCCGTCCTCGAAGTAGCAGGAGAATTTCCTATATACGAAAATCGCTATAGTCGTACAGTGACCGTGGAGAGGGGGAGCAAGGAGCATCGAAGGCAGGTACGGCAAGTCATCAGCCATTCCCTTCTCCATGTCCTCCAGGAGTATACGGGGATTGAGCAGCCATGGGGCATCCTTACAGGTATCCGCCCAACCAAGCTTTTGCATGCTAGCGTGCGCGATGGAATTCCAATGGAGCAGGCTCATCATCATCTGCGTGAGAACTATCTCATTCAGGATGCAAAAATAAATCTTATGCAGCAGATTGTCGACCGCCAGCGGGCGATGGTGCCGGATTTGTACGATCTGCGCAGGGAAGTCAGCATCTACATTGGCATCCCATTCTGTCCGACCAAATGTGCTTACTGTACGTTCCCGGCGTATGCGATTAACGGACGGCAAGGCTCTGTTGATTCGTTCCTCGGGGGACTTCATTATGAGATGCGTGAGATTGGACGCTGGCTAAAAGAGCGAGACATGCGCATTACGACGATTTATTTTGGTGGCGGGACGCCAACGAGTATTACGGTTGAAGAAATGGATATGCTGTATGAAGAGATGTACCATTCGTTTCCTCATATGGATAAAGTGCGGGAGATCACAGTGGAAGCCGGGCGACCGGATACGATTACGCCGGAGAAACTTGCCGTACTGAACAAGTGGAATATCGATCGCATCAGTATTAACCCACAGTCATATATTGAAGAAACGCTTAAGGCAATTGGCCGCCATCATACCGTGGAAGAGACAATCGAGAAATTCAAGCTGGCACGCAAGGCCGGTATGAATAACATCAACATGGATCTTATTATTGGTCTTCCTGGTGAAGGCGTGCCAGAATTCGAGTATACGCTTGGCGAAACTGCGAAACTGATGCCAGAATCCGTGACGATCCATACACTGTCGTTCAAGCGAGCGAGTGAGATGACGCGCAACAAGGACAAATACCGAGTGGCGAGTCGCGAAGAAATCGGTGATATGATGCAGCGGGCTGAACAGTGGACCGAAGCGCATGGCTATGTGCCGTACTATTTGTACCGTCAGAAAAATATTCTGGGCAATCTTGAGAACGTTGGCTATGCTATCCCCGGTCAGGAGAGCATCTATAACATCATGATTATGGAAGAAGTGCAGTCGATTATCGGACTCGGCTGCGGTGCGGCGAGCAAGTGGGTACACCCAAAGACCGATGTCATTACTCGTTTTGCCAATCCGAAAGAACCGAAGGCATATAATGATTCGTACGAGCATTATACACAAGCAAAAATTGAGGCATTGAATGAGCTGTTTTCTTGA
- the hisS gene encoding histidine--tRNA ligase — protein sequence MIQVPRGTADVLPGEIELWQYIENAARDICRRYNYAEIRTPVFEHTELFQRGVGETTDIVEKEMYTFTDRGDRSLTLRPEGTASTVRSYVENKMFGLANQPVKLYYIGQMFRYERPQAGRMRQFTQFGVEAIGSHDPAIDAETIALAMRLYEELGLKNLHVELNSLGDAESRQAHRDALVKHFTPHIAEFCADCQSRLARNPLRILDCKKDAGNELMKTAPVILDYLNEESSTYFEKVKQHLDNLGIAYNVNPNLVRGLDYYTHTAFEIMEHGIGAVSTICGGGRYNGLVEQVGGNDMPGIGFAMSIERVLLALKTQGIELPIQQGVECFVIGMGDEAESKAFQLLDQLRAGGLSADKDFMGRKMKAQLKAADRLQAKAVVIIGEDELARKAAMVKNMASGEQQEVPFDALIAHVQKICGK from the coding sequence ATGATCCAGGTCCCAAGAGGAACAGCCGATGTACTGCCGGGCGAGATTGAGCTGTGGCAGTATATTGAGAATGCGGCGCGGGATATTTGTCGCCGCTACAATTATGCGGAAATTCGCACACCGGTGTTTGAACATACCGAACTGTTCCAGCGCGGTGTCGGCGAAACAACGGACATCGTGGAGAAGGAGATGTATACGTTCACGGACCGGGGAGATCGCAGTCTGACTTTGCGCCCGGAAGGAACAGCATCGACAGTTCGCTCGTATGTCGAGAACAAAATGTTCGGTCTTGCAAATCAGCCGGTCAAGCTGTACTATATCGGCCAGATGTTCCGCTATGAGCGGCCACAGGCGGGCCGGATGCGCCAGTTCACCCAGTTCGGAGTGGAGGCGATCGGCAGTCACGATCCAGCGATTGATGCCGAGACGATTGCGCTTGCGATGCGTCTGTACGAAGAGCTGGGCCTGAAGAACCTGCATGTCGAGCTGAATAGCCTGGGCGATGCAGAAAGCCGTCAGGCGCACCGCGATGCGCTTGTGAAGCATTTTACGCCGCATATCGCGGAGTTCTGTGCAGACTGTCAGTCTCGTCTTGCACGTAACCCGCTGCGCATTCTGGACTGCAAAAAGGATGCTGGTAACGAGTTAATGAAAACAGCGCCTGTCATTCTTGATTACTTGAATGAGGAATCAAGCACATACTTTGAAAAGGTGAAACAGCACCTTGATAATCTCGGTATCGCGTACAATGTGAATCCGAATCTTGTGCGCGGTCTGGACTACTATACACATACTGCCTTTGAAATTATGGAGCATGGTATCGGCGCGGTCAGTACAATCTGTGGCGGTGGACGCTACAACGGACTCGTCGAGCAGGTCGGGGGCAATGATATGCCGGGCATTGGCTTTGCGATGAGCATTGAGCGCGTGTTGCTCGCTCTCAAAACGCAGGGCATTGAGCTTCCGATTCAGCAGGGCGTAGAATGTTTTGTGATTGGGATGGGTGACGAAGCAGAAAGCAAGGCATTCCAGTTGCTTGACCAGCTTCGTGCTGGCGGCTTGTCGGCGGACAAGGATTTTATGGGCCGCAAGATGAAAGCACAGTTGAAAGCGGCAGATCGTCTGCAAGCGAAGGCAGTCGTCATTATTGGGGAAGACGAGCTAGCACGCAAGGCAGCCATGGTCAAAAACATGGCCAGCGGCGAGCAGCAGGAAGTACCGTTTGATGCACTTATAGCACATGTGCAGAAAATCTGTGGCAAGTAA